The Quercus robur chromosome 7, dhQueRobu3.1, whole genome shotgun sequence genome has a segment encoding these proteins:
- the LOC126691328 gene encoding uncharacterized protein LOC126691328 gives MTRPQVQFSASFEDNQAEMKGLKIKLPMRKGSETSLTPKVLSKRKRRNMHSNNSLTFLGERAVSPRGSNAATLNQETVSPDKEIQGNKEAEGAIDDEQAGITRKDIEVQTSRNIATEACENSPAMFTSMASEQNVHGAEVVSPDNDPQGYNDGHGDYFSCNGINASLFENSSTSLESSSSDDICVDVAGERSITLANQELKGALEKTFETHIPEETAGGAGANAAAILTIMPLEQDVRDAAVVSLDTALEGDNEGMGTYSPDRVSCKSLAPSLFHMTSAFYDISSDATSSADNTLEQVGSYCVSAECAPTLLAIIEKYGDIARNCRLESPKMINYLLERVCTAVHDLQELPFSKLKKHHLTSVNDVIVLADAAKLDVEWLRDHHDEIREIIVDNIPYYKDLKTDLANSTELLKSKKTSLDNKKLERLKLQAELRMLECEIENEECQLQRISKTVEELKEEKHKVQSKLQQYHCRSAGHGLLKK, from the exons ATGACTAGGCCCCAAGTTCAATTCAGTGCATCATTTGAAG ACAACCAGGCAGAAATGAAGGGGCTGAAGATCAAATTGCCAATGCGTAAAGGAAGTGAAACCAGTTTGACCCCAAAGGTGTTGAGTAAGCGGAAGAGAAGAAATATGCATAGCAACAATTCCCTAACATTCCTGGGGGAGAGAGCTGTTTCACCAAGGGGTTCAAATGCTGCCACATTGAATCAAG AAACTGTTTCTCCTGacaaagaaattcaaggaaATAAAGAAGCAGAAGGTGCAATAGACGATGAACAAGCAGGTATCACCAGAAAAGATATTGAAGTGCAAACTTCTAGGAACATTGCTACAGAAGCTTGTGAGAATTCTCCTGCCATGTTTACATCAATGGCTTCTGAGCAAAATGTCCATGGTGCAGAAGTTGTATCCCCTGATAATGACCCTCAAGGATATAACGATGGACACGGTGATTATTTTAGCTGCAATGGCATTAATGCATcactttttgaaaattcaagtACCTCTTTAGAATCCTCGAGCTCAGATGATATCTGTGTAGATGTTGCAGGAGAAAGAAGTATAACATTGGCAAACCAAGAGCTTAAAGGTGCCCTGGAAAAAACATTTGAGACACACATTCCTGAGGAGACTGCTGGTGGTGCCGGTGCCAATGCCGCTGCCATTTTAACCATCATGCCTTTAGAACAAGATGTCCGAGATGCAGCTGTTGTTTCCCTGGACACTGCTCTTGAAGGAGATAATGAAGGAATGGGTACATACAGTCCAGATCGCGTGAGCTGTAAGAGTTTGGCTCCATCGCTTTTTCACATGACAAGCGCCTTCTATGACATTAGCTCTGATGCAACAAGCTCGGCAGATAACACACTTGAACAAGTGGGTTCATATTGTGTGAGTGCTGAGTGTGCTCCGACTCTTCTTGCCATAATTGAGAAGTATGGTGACATTGCTAGAAATTGTAGGCTCGAGTCTCCTAAGATGATTAATTACTTGCTGGAGAGAGTTTGCACAGCTGTTCACGATCTGCAGGAATTACCATTTAGTAAGCTCAAGAAGCATCATCTAACTTCTGTTAATGATGTTATAGTTTTGGCTGATGCTGCAAAGCTTGATGTAGAATGGCTTCGTGACCATCATGATGAAATTAGGGAGATTATTGTGGATAACATTCCTTACTACAAAGATCTGAAAACTGATTTAGCAAATTCCACTGAATTGCTCAAATCAAAGAAGACATCTCTTGATAATAAGAAGCTTGAAAGGTTGAAGTTGCAAGCTGAATTACGAATGCTGGAGTGTGAGATTGAAAATGAGGAGTGTCAGTTGCAACGCATTTCAAAAACAGTGGAGGAACTAAAGGAGGAGAAACACAAAGTTCAATCCAAATTGCAACAATACCATTGCAGGTCTGCTGGACATGGGTTGCTGAAGAAGTAG